The following DNA comes from Anaerostipes rhamnosivorans.
CTGTCTGCACGGTAGCTGGGCTCAAACAGCTCCAGCTCCTTCCAGTCCTCCGGCAGTTCCCGGTTTTGGCCGGTCTTAAGATACAGTCCCTTGATTCCGCATTTGATCAGAACTGCTCCTGCTCCCCATGTAAGCAGCCGCTCTGCAAGAGGCCTGATATCCTTCTCTATATCAAGAATTTCTGTCAGATCACCTCCTGCTGCTCTTTCCGTCCATTGGTTATACATGTCCCGGTCGATGAGAAAACAGATTTCCTCCGCACTGGGTACAAAGTAATCTACCATGGGAAGTAGTTTCTGAAACAGTGACGGCCAATCCGCTTTTGCCGCATCACTGTCCTCCTCAATAGCTGTTAAATCCAGCGATGTCTTTACTCCAAGCTCCTTTACCCGGCCATAAATCTCCAGCAGCTCCTCCGGGTGCTCAAACATCCGCCTCATAATGGTCGGATAGCCAAGATGGAATAAATCTGCCTGTGCGATCTCCCCAAAGTCCAGGTCTTCTAATCCAAAAACATCATTGGCTCCGGCATTGTGGAAAAAAATCCGGTCGATCCCTGGAGGGGCCAGAACCACCGTGTATGCTGTAGAGCAGTCCCCTGAAACGGCAACTCCGCGGCTTCCTCCGTACTGATCAAGCAGATTCAACACCAGTTTTCCAAAAGCGTCATCCCCCACTTTCCCCATGAGAGACACGTCAGCGCCAAAGCGCCGGAAGGCAAGTCCGGTGTTTGCAACAGCTCCCCCGGTGTGAATGGAGGCCTCCCCTACCTGCATCAGCTTTCCCGGGAGAAACCACTGGGCCGCGCTTTTTTTCTCCCCATCCTTGCTGTTATAAAACTCCGGCGTGATATCCAGACACAGACATCCGGCAACGACAACTTTTTTCATAGACACCTCCTGTCATTTTGAAAAGCCACAAAAAGCTGCACCTCCCTATTCGGGCGGCACAGCTTTTTAGTTCCTTTATTTTTTCGCTCTGCGTTCTTCGATCTTTACAATAACATATCCCTGATCTTCTGTGTCAATATAACCAATCCTTAAATACTGGCCATCCTTCTTGATATATCCTCCCTGGGTGGACGGAAGATGGTATCCGAACTTTTTGATAAAACGGTCCCCATAGGAAAAATGGACGCCTCTGATATCGAAGCTCTCCTGCTCCGTATCTTCGTTGGTCTCTCCTCCCTTGGAAGCCGGGATAAAGTTCTCCACATATCCTTCCACAGTCTTATAATCTCCCTGTTTATACGTGTGAATGATCCTCACATAACCGTAACAGAATCTTAAGGCTGTTACGGCGCAGATCACAAGGCATACGCCTCCCAGCAGTTTAAAAAATGACTTTTTAGAAGCAAGGACCAGGATCAACCCGATCACCCCCAAAATCGCAAACGGGATGACCCAGTGGGGCTGAATCGTAAAATTGCTAGCTTCATACCATAGTTTCATATTTTTTATTCCTCCAATATTAATCACAGTGACTGAGGACTCTCTCAAATTCCATCGGCCCGCCGAACAGATCCAGGGCGCTGCCGATTGTCACATCTACTTTCCCTTTTCCTTCTCTTTTGATCAATTCAAGGTCTTCAAAATCCTTAATACCTCCCGCATATGTCACAGGATTCCCTGAATATGCACCAAGGATGCGCACCAGATCTTCATCTATGCCCTGTCCTTTTCCTTCCACGTCAACCCCGTGGATCAGGAATTCTGTGCAGTATTTCTCAAGCTCTTTCAGCCGGTCCTCTGTGAGAACCACATCCGTGAACTTCTGCCAGCGGTCGGTAACGATATAATACTCTCCATTCTTCCTGCGGCAGCTCAGATCCAGAACCAGATGCTCCCGTCCCACTGCCTGCGCAAGGTTTCTAAGCCTGTCAAACCGAACAGCTCCGTCAGAGAATACAAACGAAGTCACAATCACATGAGAGGCTCCCTGTTCTATAAAAAAGGCTGCGTTCTCATCCGTGATGCCGCCTCCGACCTGAAGCCCACCCGGAAATGCACGGAGTGCGGACAGTGCCTCCTTTACATCAGCTTCATAATACTCCGAGCTTTTGGGGTTCAGAATAATGATATGTCCTCCGGACAGCTGATGCTTTTTATATAGTTTACCATAAAAACTTCCGTCATGTGTCGAAACAAAATTTTCTTCTGCGCAGTCTCCCCGGTCTAAGAGGCTGCCGCCCACAATCTGTTTAATCTTTCCATTATGTATGTCAATGCATGGTCTGAATTTCATGTGTTTTATCCTCTTTTCTTACCTCTACCAGGAATCCAGCTCCTCCAGCATACGGAAAGCCCTGCCATAAGGCTCCGCCTTATAGGTGCAGGCTTCTCCGGTCTCAGGGTGGAGAAAACTAATCCTGGTGGCATAGAGACCGATCTCTTCATACTGCTTTTTTGTCTTTTGGAACTTTGGGTTGTATTTCGTATCTCCGAAAAGCCCGAATCCCCTGCTTGCGAACTGGACCCGGATCTGGTGGTGCCTTCCTGTCAATAGATGAATCAGACAGTAGGAAAACTTTCCTTCTCCTGTCTCCACCATATCCAGCACTTCGTAAGAAAGCTCCGCCTTCTTGGCTCCCGGTGTTCCTTCTTCCACGACAGCGGACACGTTCTTCTTTTCATTCTTCTTCAGATAATCCGTAAATACTCCGTCTTCCTCCGGAAGCCATCCGTTTACCACTGCCTGGTAATCCTTCTCAAAGATATGCTCCCTGACCTGGCGGCTTAACTCCGCCGCAGCCTCCTTGCTTCTGGCAAACACCATGACGCCTCCCACAGGGCGGTCCAGGCGGTGGATCATATACAGCTCCGGCTCTCTGTCCAGGTTCTCTTCATAAAAAAGCTGGTTCTTCAGACTGTGGAACACATCCATATCCCCTGTCTTGTCGTCGGCTGTGGGCATACCGGCGGGCTTTTCACATACGGCGATGTGGTTATCTCGATAAAGTATCTTTACATCTTTTTTTCTTCTCATGGCTGCTCCTACATCTTAAAGCGGTATCCCACGCCCCATATAGTCTCAATATACTGCGGCTTTGCGGTGTTAAGTTCAATCTTCTCCCGAATCTTCTTTATGTGCACGGTGACCGTGGCAATATCTCCAAGGGATTCCATATCCCAAATTTTATTAAATAATTCTTCTTTTGTAAACACCCTATTCGGATGACTGGCGAGAAATGTGAGCAGATCGAACTCTTTTGTGGTAAATGCCTTCTCTTCCCCGTTCAGATAGACTCTTCTCGCTGTCTTGTCGATCTTAAGCCCCCGAATCTCGACGATATCATTCTCCTGGCAGTTGCTGGATACCAGGCGGCGGTAGCGCTCAAGATGGGCCTTGACTCTGGCCACCAGTTCACTTGGGCTGAAGGGCTTTGTAATATAGTCGTCCGCTCCCAGGCCCAGGCCTCGGATCTTATCAATATCCTCTTTTTTGGCGGATACCATCAGGATCGGAATGTCCTTCTTCTCCCGCAGCTGCTTACAGATCTCAAAGCCGTCCATGCCGGGAAGCATGATATCCAGGATGATCATGTCAAAATCCTCCGAAAGGCCCAGCTTCAACCCCTTCTCCCCATCTGTCTCTATCTCAACCTCAAAGGAGCTGAGTTCCAGATAATCCTTCTCAAGCTCTGCGATAGCCAGTTCATCTTCTACAATTAAAACTCTACTCATTTTTCTCTTCCTCCTGGGTGTCTACAATCTTGTTTAATGTAAAAAATATTGTGGTGCCGGAGCGCAGCTTGCTCTCCGCCCATATCTCTCCCCCATGCTCTTCAATGATCTTCTTGCAGATGGAAAGTCCCAGTCCGCTGCCGCCGGCAGAATTCCTGGACATATCTGCCCGGTAAGTCCTTCTAAAGATATTCGGCAGATCCTCCCTGGAGATGCCGATGCCGTTGTCTTTGATGGCAACCTGAATCTTACGGTCTAACTCCTTTAAGGTGATACTGACTTTTCCTTTTGCCTTGTTGGTATACTTGCATGCATTGTTGATGATATTGTTCATCACGCGCTTTAACTGTTCTGGGTCAGCCATCACTGCCACATTGGCTGAGCAGTAATTGCTGTATGAGAACATCATGCCCTTTTGCTCCAGATCCGATCCGATCTCATCCACACAATCTTTAAAATAGGCATTGATGTCAATCTTTCTGAAGTTATAAGGAATGATGTTAGAATCGATCTTAGAGTATAAGGAAAGCTCATTGATCAGTACATCCATGTCATTGGCCTTATTGTAAATCGTCTTGATATAGCGGTCCATCTTCTCCGGAGTGTCCGCCACACCGTCCATGATCCCCTCCACATATCCTTTGATGGCCGTGATCGGAGTCTTTAAGTCGTGGGAAATGTTGCTGATCAGATCCCGGTTCTGCTTTTCATAGATGATCCTTGCCTCGATGGACTCTTTTAATTCCGCCCTCATAGCATTAAAGGAAGCGCAGAGCTCGCCGATCTCATCCTTGCTGTTAATCTCCACATCGTCGTCCAGGTTTCCCTCCTTGATCCGGTCGGCTCCCTCTTTCAGTTTCTTCAGCGGACGTATAAACTCCGAGTACATAAACCAGGAGAGCAGAAAACTGGTGAGGATCAGGATCGCCACAATGGAGAAAAATACCTGACTGATGATATTCTTATAGTGGGGCAGGACCGTCTCCAGATCGGTCAGGATAAAAGCGGAGCCTTTGCTGCCGTCCGCATAACGGAAATCCTGCTGCTTCACGAGAAAATTCTCCGGTCTTCCAAGGAAAACACCGCTGTCCTGGCTGCTGATGTCACTGCCGAATCTGGGAAGCTTCTTCTCGGTCTCCGTGTGGTCCTCTTTAGATCCCCGATAGACAATGGTCTTCCCTTTTCTGACGATCAGATAAGACTCTTTGTTCTTTAACGCTTCATTGATTCGGTTTAAGTATTCTTCACTCTCAAAGTTCTCCGGGTTCTCAATGGCACTCCTCTTCAGATCGTTAAAGCTGGCCTTTGTCTCGTTGTTCATAGTCTTTAACGGATTGGCAAACCCCTCGATACCGTTGGAATAAATGTTTTCATTGGTTGTCCGGATATACCCTACACTTAAA
Coding sequences within:
- a CDS encoding sensor histidine kinase, which translates into the protein MKVVNKVRIIFLPAIILPIFLMVVSIAALSVGYIRTTNENIYSNGIEGFANPLKTMNNETKASFNDLKRSAIENPENFESEEYLNRINEALKNKESYLIVRKGKTIVYRGSKEDHTETEKKLPRFGSDISSQDSGVFLGRPENFLVKQQDFRYADGSKGSAFILTDLETVLPHYKNIISQVFFSIVAILILTSFLLSWFMYSEFIRPLKKLKEGADRIKEGNLDDDVEINSKDEIGELCASFNAMRAELKESIEARIIYEKQNRDLISNISHDLKTPITAIKGYVEGIMDGVADTPEKMDRYIKTIYNKANDMDVLINELSLYSKIDSNIIPYNFRKIDINAYFKDCVDEIGSDLEQKGMMFSYSNYCSANVAVMADPEQLKRVMNNIINNACKYTNKAKGKVSITLKELDRKIQVAIKDNGIGISREDLPNIFRRTYRADMSRNSAGGSGLGLSICKKIIEEHGGEIWAESKLRSGTTIFFTLNKIVDTQEEEKNE
- a CDS encoding response regulator transcription factor; this encodes MSRVLIVEDELAIAELEKDYLELSSFEVEIETDGEKGLKLGLSEDFDMIILDIMLPGMDGFEICKQLREKKDIPILMVSAKKEDIDKIRGLGLGADDYITKPFSPSELVARVKAHLERYRRLVSSNCQENDIVEIRGLKIDKTARRVYLNGEEKAFTTKEFDLLTFLASHPNRVFTKEELFNKIWDMESLGDIATVTVHIKKIREKIELNTAKPQYIETIWGVGYRFKM
- the hisA gene encoding phosphoribosylformimino-5-aminoimidazole carboxamide ribotide isomerase, yielding MKFRPCIDIHNGKIKQIVGGSLLDRGDCAEENFVSTHDGSFYGKLYKKHQLSGGHIIILNPKSSEYYEADVKEALSALRAFPGGLQVGGGITDENAAFFIEQGASHVIVTSFVFSDGAVRFDRLRNLAQAVGREHLVLDLSCRRKNGEYYIVTDRWQKFTDVVLTEDRLKELEKYCTEFLIHGVDVEGKGQGIDEDLVRILGAYSGNPVTYAGGIKDFEDLELIKREGKGKVDVTIGSALDLFGGPMEFERVLSHCD
- a CDS encoding RluA family pseudouridine synthase, with the protein product MRRKKDVKILYRDNHIAVCEKPAGMPTADDKTGDMDVFHSLKNQLFYEENLDREPELYMIHRLDRPVGGVMVFARSKEAAAELSRQVREHIFEKDYQAVVNGWLPEEDGVFTDYLKKNEKKNVSAVVEEGTPGAKKAELSYEVLDMVETGEGKFSYCLIHLLTGRHHQIRVQFASRGFGLFGDTKYNPKFQKTKKQYEEIGLYATRISFLHPETGEACTYKAEPYGRAFRMLEELDSW
- a CDS encoding carbohydrate kinase family protein, with the translated sequence MKKVVVAGCLCLDITPEFYNSKDGEKKSAAQWFLPGKLMQVGEASIHTGGAVANTGLAFRRFGADVSLMGKVGDDAFGKLVLNLLDQYGGSRGVAVSGDCSTAYTVVLAPPGIDRIFFHNAGANDVFGLEDLDFGEIAQADLFHLGYPTIMRRMFEHPEELLEIYGRVKELGVKTSLDLTAIEEDSDAAKADWPSLFQKLLPMVDYFVPSAEEICFLIDRDMYNQWTERAAGGDLTEILDIEKDIRPLAERLLTWGAGAVLIKCGIKGLYLKTGQNRELPEDWKELELFEPSYRADRVRSATGAGDVSIAAFLTGLLEGKEPRRCLSLAAAAGACCVTEFDSLSGLLTMEEMEEKIDRGWEKYTQ